In Paractinoplanes brasiliensis, the following proteins share a genomic window:
- a CDS encoding FMN-binding protein, whose amino-acid sequence MRRSTAAAVGTLTGAALIIGVRLSVTPPEAPVAQAPVSNLENGTPSKKPAAKPTTKPAGKGAGKEDEKQEEKQTEKPKSGLKDGVFKGDAAANPYGKIQVSIKIEGGEITAAEATYPTANDSGTINPPAIAALKEATLQAQNADVQAVSGATYTSESYVKSLQAALDAAKA is encoded by the coding sequence ATGCGACGTAGTACCGCAGCCGCCGTCGGCACCCTGACCGGCGCCGCCCTGATCATCGGGGTGCGACTGAGCGTGACGCCGCCCGAGGCCCCTGTCGCGCAGGCGCCGGTGTCCAACCTGGAAAACGGCACCCCCTCCAAGAAGCCCGCTGCCAAGCCGACCACCAAACCGGCCGGCAAGGGGGCCGGGAAAGAGGACGAGAAGCAAGAGGAGAAGCAGACCGAGAAGCCCAAGAGCGGCCTCAAGGACGGCGTCTTCAAGGGCGACGCCGCCGCGAACCCGTACGGGAAAATCCAGGTCAGCATCAAGATCGAGGGCGGCGAGATCACTGCTGCCGAGGCGACCTACCCGACGGCCAACGACAGCGGCACGATCAACCCGCCCGCCATCGCCGCGCTCAAGGAGGCGACGCTTCAGGCACAGAACGCCGACGTCCAGGCCGTCTCCGGGGCCACCTACACCAGCGAGTCCTATGTCAAGTCACTGCAAGCAGCGCTGGACGCCGCAAAGGCGTAG
- a CDS encoding FAD:protein FMN transferase: MGTTVSIELADDRPDDELGRLIAGVCDWLHEVDARFSTYKADSEVSRFGRGELRLEDASADLRHVLEVCADLWRDTDGYFDAYASGSLDPSGYVKGWSVEVASRRLAEAGSHDHYINAGGDIRMRGHHPEGGPWRVGIRHPWEADKVSWVLALTDGAVATSGTYERGDHIINPRTGQAAKGLRSVTVVGPDLAVADAYATAALAMGEAGIAWLAKRAADGYDSAVVTDDGRAFSSANLPAAV, translated from the coding sequence ATGGGAACGACGGTCAGCATCGAGCTGGCCGACGATCGGCCCGACGACGAGCTCGGCCGGCTCATCGCGGGCGTGTGCGACTGGCTGCACGAGGTGGACGCCCGGTTCAGCACCTACAAGGCGGACAGCGAGGTGTCCCGCTTCGGCCGCGGCGAGCTGCGGCTGGAGGACGCCTCGGCCGACCTGCGGCACGTTCTGGAGGTCTGCGCCGACCTGTGGCGCGACACGGACGGTTACTTCGACGCGTACGCTTCGGGGTCGCTCGACCCGTCGGGTTACGTGAAGGGCTGGTCCGTCGAGGTGGCGTCGCGACGGCTGGCCGAGGCCGGGTCGCACGACCACTACATCAACGCGGGCGGCGACATCCGCATGCGCGGTCACCACCCCGAGGGCGGGCCGTGGCGGGTCGGCATCCGGCACCCGTGGGAGGCCGACAAGGTCAGCTGGGTGCTCGCGCTGACCGACGGGGCGGTGGCGACCTCGGGGACGTACGAGCGGGGTGATCACATCATCAACCCGCGTACGGGTCAGGCCGCCAAGGGCTTGCGCTCGGTCACTGTCGTCGGGCCGGATCTGGCGGTGGCCGACGCGTACGCCACGGCGGCGCTCGCCATGGGGGAGGCCGGCATCGCCTGGCTGGCCAAGCGGGCGGCGGACGGTTACGACTCCGCGGTGGTGACCGATGACGGGCGGGCGTTCAGCTCGGCGAACCTCCCCGCGGCCGTCTGA
- a CDS encoding ABC transporter transmembrane domain-containing protein — protein MPWLISQAVDHGLAARDRGTLIGWSAVVLVVGAASAGLGIMRHRSMTKLRLAAALQTADLVMTHATRLGSALPRRVTAGEVVTIGISDVWTIGRAMNVGGVGVAATLAISVVATILFRTSPKLALVVLIGVPVLAFFVGPLLHRSQKAGLGYREQQGELNARLVDVLGGLRILNGLGGKQTHLSRYDRQSARLRDQGYRVGGPSSWIGALGDGLPVVFLAVVVWLAARLAASGELTVGQLIAVYGYTAMLVIPVNVLIFCSFDVTRGLVAARRVVDFLRLPCDDLSGAPGPDRPAVLHDPASGVTAEPGRLTALAGARPADAAEVIDRLGRYGPTDATWGGRPLTEIAQPEIRARILVAEPGADLFAGRLRDVVAGRDDPDDDRVHAAITTAVAHDVASDLARPIEWSGRNISGGQRQRVRLARAVHADPEMLLAAEPTSAVDAHTESAIAERLTAARRGRGTVVATTSPVLLDRADVVHYLVDGRVAATGTHRELLDSCPGYHALVTRVFGEDEGEGDDR, from the coding sequence ATGCCGTGGCTGATCTCGCAGGCCGTCGACCACGGCCTCGCCGCCCGTGACCGCGGCACCTTGATCGGCTGGTCGGCCGTCGTGCTCGTGGTCGGCGCGGCCAGCGCGGGCCTCGGCATCATGCGTCACCGCAGCATGACCAAGCTGCGTCTGGCCGCCGCCCTGCAGACAGCCGACCTGGTGATGACCCACGCGACCCGGCTCGGCTCGGCCCTGCCCCGGCGCGTCACGGCCGGCGAGGTCGTCACCATCGGCATCTCCGACGTGTGGACGATCGGCCGCGCCATGAACGTCGGCGGCGTCGGCGTGGCGGCGACCCTGGCGATCTCGGTGGTGGCCACGATCCTTTTCCGCACCTCACCCAAGCTGGCTCTCGTCGTGCTGATCGGCGTGCCGGTGCTGGCGTTCTTCGTCGGCCCGCTCCTGCACCGCAGTCAAAAGGCCGGCCTCGGCTATCGCGAGCAGCAGGGCGAGCTCAACGCACGCCTGGTCGACGTGCTCGGCGGCCTGCGCATCCTCAACGGGCTCGGCGGCAAGCAAACCCACCTCTCCCGGTACGATCGGCAGTCCGCGCGACTGCGTGACCAGGGGTATCGCGTCGGCGGCCCGTCCAGCTGGATCGGCGCCCTCGGCGACGGGCTCCCGGTCGTGTTCCTCGCCGTGGTCGTGTGGCTGGCGGCCCGGCTCGCCGCGTCCGGCGAGCTGACCGTGGGCCAGCTCATCGCCGTCTACGGCTACACCGCCATGCTGGTCATTCCGGTCAACGTGCTGATCTTCTGCTCGTTCGACGTCACCCGCGGCCTGGTCGCGGCCCGCCGCGTGGTCGACTTCCTGCGCCTGCCTTGCGACGACCTCTCCGGCGCGCCCGGGCCCGACCGCCCGGCGGTGCTGCACGACCCGGCGTCCGGGGTGACCGCGGAACCCGGCCGCCTGACCGCGCTGGCCGGGGCCCGCCCCGCCGACGCTGCCGAGGTGATCGACCGCCTGGGCCGGTACGGGCCGACCGACGCCACCTGGGGCGGCCGCCCGCTGACCGAGATCGCCCAGCCCGAGATCCGCGCCCGCATCCTGGTCGCCGAGCCCGGCGCCGACCTGTTCGCCGGCCGGCTGCGCGACGTGGTCGCCGGTCGCGACGACCCCGACGACGATCGTGTCCACGCCGCGATCACCACCGCCGTCGCGCACGATGTGGCGTCCGACCTGGCCCGCCCGATCGAATGGTCCGGCCGCAACATCTCCGGCGGCCAGCGCCAGCGGGTCCGCCTGGCCCGAGCCGTGCACGCCGACCCCGAGATGCTGCTCGCCGCCGAACCGACCTCGGCCGTCGACGCGCACACCGAATCCGCCATCGCCGAACGCCTGACCGCCGCCCGCCGTGGCCGCGGCACGGTCGTGGCCACCACCTCGCCGGTGCTGCTCGACCGGGCCGACGTCGTGCACTACCTGGTCGACGGCCGGGTCGCCGCCACCGGCACACACCGCGAGCTGCTCGACTCCTGCCCCGGCTACCACGCCCTGGTCACCCGGGTCTTCGGCGAGGACGAAGGCGAAGGGGACGACCGATGA
- a CDS encoding ABC transporter ATP-binding protein: MSATLPVADQRMVARAALRLITADRRAVTVLTVLNVLAALAGLGGPWLLGRIIDTVAAGAGAGAVDRLAAGVLACAIAQTLLARQSLAIAYRFGERTAARIREGFLRRSFALPAAVIERVPAGDLAARGTTDVDAVATTLRDILPNILIGVVQIVFIVGAVLLLNPLLGIVGVLGLSGIWFATRWYLRVARPAYLKEGEANSRLADELAATTSGARTVEAYGLARRRLDAGRAAIAETRRTRLATLGLRSVFFPSVEISYAVPSVLVLLLGGFLYFEGHVTLGTVGAAVLFLRQLVGPLDMILIWIESLQSSSASFARIEGLAAVPAGPPVSTKLPEGDRIEISHVRYAYDEGRDVLHDVTLTVRPGERLAIVGLSGAGKSTLGRLIAGVDRPSSGSVAVGGVPVADLPPDELRRQVVLVTQEHHVFRESLRDNLMIEAPDDELRRALKTVGADWADDLDRDLGEHPPDGAQAQQLALARVVLADPHTVILDEATALLDPTAARTAERALAAVLHERTVIAIAHRLQTAHDANRVVVMEDGRIIEVGTHDALVEAGGPYAALWRSWHS; encoded by the coding sequence ATGAGCGCCACCCTGCCCGTGGCCGACCAGCGCATGGTCGCCCGCGCCGCCCTGCGCCTGATCACCGCCGACCGCCGTGCGGTCACCGTCCTGACCGTTCTCAACGTGCTGGCCGCCCTGGCCGGGCTGGGTGGGCCGTGGCTGCTCGGCCGCATCATCGACACGGTCGCCGCCGGTGCGGGCGCCGGCGCCGTCGACAGGCTCGCCGCGGGCGTGCTGGCCTGCGCGATCGCCCAGACCTTGCTGGCCCGCCAGTCGCTCGCGATCGCCTACCGCTTCGGCGAACGCACCGCCGCCCGCATCCGTGAGGGGTTCCTGCGCCGCTCGTTCGCCCTGCCCGCCGCCGTGATCGAGCGGGTGCCGGCCGGTGACCTCGCCGCCCGCGGCACCACCGACGTCGACGCGGTCGCCACCACACTGCGCGACATCCTGCCCAACATCCTGATCGGCGTCGTGCAGATCGTCTTCATCGTGGGCGCCGTGCTGCTGCTCAACCCGCTGCTCGGCATCGTCGGCGTCCTCGGGCTGTCCGGCATCTGGTTCGCCACCCGGTGGTATCTGCGCGTCGCCCGCCCGGCCTACCTCAAGGAGGGCGAGGCCAACTCCCGCCTCGCCGACGAACTGGCCGCCACCACCTCGGGCGCCCGCACCGTCGAGGCGTACGGGCTGGCCCGGCGCCGCCTCGACGCCGGCCGCGCCGCCATCGCCGAAACCCGGCGCACCCGGCTGGCCACTCTGGGCCTGCGCAGCGTCTTCTTCCCATCGGTGGAGATCTCGTACGCGGTCCCGAGCGTCCTGGTCCTGCTGCTCGGCGGCTTCCTCTACTTCGAGGGCCACGTCACGCTGGGCACCGTCGGCGCGGCGGTGCTCTTCCTCCGCCAGCTCGTCGGCCCGCTCGACATGATCCTGATCTGGATCGAGTCGTTGCAGAGCAGCAGCGCGTCTTTCGCCCGCATCGAAGGGCTCGCCGCCGTCCCGGCCGGGCCGCCGGTGTCGACGAAGCTTCCCGAGGGCGACCGCATCGAGATCTCACACGTGCGTTACGCGTACGACGAGGGCCGCGACGTCCTGCACGACGTGACACTGACCGTGCGGCCGGGGGAGAGGCTCGCGATCGTCGGGCTGTCCGGCGCGGGCAAGTCGACGCTGGGCCGCCTGATCGCCGGGGTCGACCGCCCGTCGTCGGGCTCGGTCGCCGTGGGCGGGGTGCCGGTCGCCGACCTGCCGCCCGACGAGCTGCGCCGTCAGGTCGTCCTCGTGACCCAGGAACACCACGTCTTCCGCGAATCCCTGCGGGACAACCTCATGATCGAGGCCCCCGACGACGAGCTGCGCCGCGCGCTCAAGACGGTCGGCGCAGACTGGGCCGACGACCTCGACCGTGACCTGGGCGAACACCCGCCTGACGGGGCGCAGGCCCAGCAGCTGGCCCTGGCCCGGGTAGTGCTTGCCGACCCGCACACGGTCATCCTCGACGAGGCCACGGCGCTGCTCGACCCGACCGCGGCCCGGACGGCGGAACGTGCCCTGGCCGCCGTGCTCCACGAACGTACGGTGATCGCAATCGCCCACCGCTTGCAGACGGCGCACGACGCCAACCGGGTGGTCGTGATGGAGGACGGCCGCATCATCGAGGTCGGCACGCACGACGCCCTGGTCGAGGCGGGCGGCCCGTACGCCGCCCTGTGGCGCTCCTGGCACAGCTGA
- a CDS encoding TetR/AcrR family transcriptional regulator codes for MTSERDVVGMPEIARRAGVGQATLYRHFPDRHALTSAVIAYQVERLEACVAATRQQPAAFRPMLDAVLRAQVTMRPLVRLARRLEPAVQGRYLRRIVTLLAEPLRRAQEHGHVRRDLEPGDLVLIFTMVEGVLEGTLDGEVEARAAAGRTIDLALDGVFRT; via the coding sequence ATGACCAGTGAGCGCGACGTCGTGGGCATGCCCGAGATCGCCCGCCGGGCCGGCGTCGGCCAGGCCACCCTGTACCGGCATTTTCCCGACCGGCACGCCCTGACGAGCGCGGTCATCGCCTATCAGGTGGAGCGTCTCGAAGCCTGTGTCGCCGCGACCCGTCAGCAGCCCGCCGCGTTCCGGCCGATGCTCGACGCCGTCCTGCGCGCCCAGGTCACCATGCGCCCGCTCGTACGCCTGGCCCGCCGGCTCGAACCCGCGGTGCAGGGCCGATACCTGCGCCGCATCGTCACCCTGCTGGCCGAGCCGCTGCGCCGCGCCCAGGAGCACGGCCACGTCCGCCGCGACCTCGAACCCGGCGACCTCGTGCTGATCTTCACCATGGTCGAGGGCGTGCTCGAGGGCACCCTCGACGGCGAGGTCGAGGCCCGGGCGGCCGCCGGCCGCACCATCGACCTCGCCCTCGACGGCGTCTTCCGAACGTAG
- a CDS encoding CocE/NonD family hydrolase, protein MELRRNILLSVAVSAGLVLSGVAVTPASAARVSAAPLHAAASSALSAAAPALSAAVVARAAAVPTTGHKFVDISGAGVTLKANVIAPAAAGRYPAVILPASWGLNDLEYLAQAKKLAEGGYVVVSYTPRGWWSSGGEIDTAGPKDMADLSKVVDWTLANTQADPARLGAAGISYGAGISLLGSAFDKRIRVVAMMSGWTDLVYSLYGDSTRHRQSAGLLELAAALLGNAGPDLSGKLSDFKADRNIAEVMAWARVRSPATYLPQINANAPAVLIANAWGDSFFPPNQLVDFYRQLNGPKRLELRPGDHAIAELGGVFGFQNDVWAGVRSWFDEHLTGGAPVSRQPVLVRPDNAATESYADWSNLSTSTTRYGLGRIRTLDGTGLLGGAPTTGWSKALPTDKDTIANGGVVLLTNGVSAFTNQRPSIWLPTVDRGRAGVWASSRPGQPLKLRGIPRVHLNVAQSQGSAVVYLYDLDNLGAARLITHSPVTWSGTNEVDLALSAAAYDVPAGHSLTLVVDTVDPLYYDSNAPGRQITITGGSYLDVPTR, encoded by the coding sequence ATGGAGCTCCGTCGTAACATCCTGCTCAGCGTCGCCGTATCCGCCGGTCTCGTCCTGTCCGGCGTGGCTGTCACCCCGGCCTCGGCCGCACGCGTTTCCGCCGCGCCCCTTCACGCCGCCGCGTCCAGCGCTCTTTCCGCCGCCGCGCCTGCTTTATCCGCGGCAGTTGTTGCGCGTGCGGCTGCCGTCCCCACCACCGGCCACAAGTTCGTGGACATTTCGGGCGCCGGTGTCACGCTCAAGGCGAACGTGATCGCTCCGGCCGCCGCGGGCCGCTACCCCGCCGTGATCCTCCCCGCGAGCTGGGGCCTCAACGACCTCGAATACCTGGCCCAGGCCAAGAAGCTGGCCGAGGGCGGCTACGTCGTCGTCTCGTACACGCCGCGCGGCTGGTGGTCGTCGGGCGGCGAGATCGACACGGCCGGACCGAAGGACATGGCCGACCTGTCCAAGGTGGTCGACTGGACGCTGGCCAACACGCAGGCCGACCCCGCACGTCTCGGCGCCGCCGGGATCTCGTACGGGGCCGGGATCAGCCTGCTCGGCTCGGCTTTCGACAAACGCATCCGCGTCGTGGCGATGATGAGCGGCTGGACCGACCTGGTGTATTCGCTGTACGGCGACTCGACCCGGCACCGCCAGTCCGCCGGCCTGCTCGAGCTCGCCGCCGCGCTGCTCGGCAACGCCGGCCCCGACCTCAGCGGCAAACTGTCCGACTTCAAAGCCGACCGCAACATCGCCGAGGTGATGGCCTGGGCGCGCGTCCGTTCCCCGGCCACCTACCTCCCGCAGATCAACGCCAACGCGCCCGCGGTGCTGATCGCCAACGCATGGGGCGACTCGTTCTTCCCGCCCAACCAGCTGGTCGACTTCTACCGGCAGCTGAACGGGCCGAAGCGCCTCGAACTGCGTCCCGGCGACCACGCTATCGCGGAGCTGGGCGGTGTCTTCGGTTTCCAGAACGACGTCTGGGCCGGGGTACGGTCGTGGTTCGACGAGCACCTGACCGGCGGCGCGCCCGTCTCACGGCAGCCGGTGCTGGTGCGTCCCGACAACGCGGCCACCGAGTCGTACGCCGACTGGTCGAACCTGAGCACGTCGACCACCCGCTACGGCCTGGGCCGCATCCGCACTCTCGACGGCACAGGCCTGCTCGGCGGCGCCCCCACCACCGGCTGGTCGAAGGCCCTGCCCACCGACAAGGACACGATCGCCAACGGCGGCGTCGTCCTGCTGACAAACGGCGTCTCCGCCTTCACCAATCAGCGCCCGTCCATCTGGCTGCCCACGGTCGACCGCGGCCGCGCCGGCGTCTGGGCCTCGTCGCGGCCCGGACAGCCCCTCAAACTCCGGGGCATCCCGCGCGTGCACCTCAACGTCGCCCAGTCCCAGGGTTCCGCGGTCGTCTACCTGTACGACCTCGACAACCTCGGCGCGGCCCGCCTGATCACCCACTCCCCGGTCACCTGGTCGGGCACGAACGAGGTCGACCTGGCCCTCTCCGCAGCCGCCTACGACGTCCCCGCCGGCCACTCCCTGACCCTGGTGGTCGACACCGTCGACCCCCTCTACTACGACTCCAACGCCCCCGGCCGCCAGATCACCATCACCGGCGGCTCCTACCTGGACGTCCCGACCCGCTGA
- a CDS encoding LamG-like jellyroll fold domain-containing protein yields the protein MAAENEPAAETEAAAQRLAELCDKPVEVLAEADETTKVVALPSGDFSMETYLEPQRIERDDRWIAVDTNLERGADGRFRPRAAADVSFSAGGAGPLATYREGGADFTLTWPAPLPAGVVSGDSVTYPEVHPGADLVVRAVPGGFSHVLVVKNAEAAANPEVRETAYTVGGSATVTETNGEIVVKGPAGVIAGAPPAMAWDSTRQVREPRTAELRRLEPGGLAPLRVAEPSTAKAPSEFARRSGLDVRITGKKLAVSVDEDLLSAQSTFPVYIDPTYSKYYAKWIPVNDSRPDTKWVSGNSWPREVIRIGSNYESTGDIWRAHMQFDISTLKGKRLVKTPSVDAYLTHSAWCAGESLALWQTNAIDGNTPTWNGMKGKWLHGKALHTKTVKVNSGCSGQKPAWVKFNASGVKTHVQRHADANYNSITFGLRVPTESGGHWVKAERGKIKLVAEYQSKPTSPTPVRTSPGGNCAASPGPWINDSTPALYAKATDADNSVRLVFDVNGPTVPADYTSAAVASGKEANWTTPVLKDGSYNWKVYATDGTDKTGWSKTCYFRQDHTPPTLPVITRKAGTPAPELGKPVTLTFSSTDALSGVGRFDYGIGVDAKSSNVNASSGKAEVTFTADSGRTQIYVWARDNALNYSSRAIYNIFTGRVTPIEPMAVWRMTSNLRDDSGTIDDEGNTDESATQKDLRWTVAATPTYSADRLNRGSTALNLTGTGCATTIPVVRSDAPFTAAAWVKLTSKAAGSNRTVLAIAGANAPAFVLSYHQATDRWETAVTNADSATVTWTIARGTTSPPLNGWQHVAATVDPVGKTLRLYVDGQVQATTAIDALPWRGAARTLVGCGGTATVTNAQLIGAVDHVAVWSGLLSDAQISAARDELPAAGLAAAWKLRGTGDDASDHGHQLTVPAPAVPPTPEPTPEPEITDDPAPEPDPSGTPMPEPTPDPTETGDPNEPEPTGSPEVPEETEEPAPDPTEEPTPDPTPAPTVPMEWTDDAYGRPESAWYVSGDRCATTQHNVIRSDESFTLAVWARLDDASAMNQTIIGTDGNRVSGWFLGARANGQGVPFWSLMMKASDLETSASEWVGGTTDAFAATVGKWTHLTATYNATTKTMALFVNGVKVGSAVRSTGANWSASGAFSLGCAKYAGAHSDFFRGAITDVKVWRGALTDAGAAAVKNANPPVTVEGWYPLEGPGAEEPTNLDDRSGNSRHLTMAAGVPHWERDRFASRNGALGLALDEGSCAESATPVVRANESFSVAAWVSLDDLTGNRTILSQSGSVRHRFLIEYVAGADRLRVVMVGGDQAGAPATEVRSLAAPVPGTWTHVAAVYNAVTNELSLYVDGEPQGEGAAVAGPLWPGSSPLRVGCAALNSGARSNYLGGLVDDVRVWTSTVDPDLFGTFAHS from the coding sequence GTGGCCGCCGAGAACGAGCCGGCCGCCGAGACCGAGGCGGCGGCACAGCGCCTCGCCGAACTCTGTGACAAGCCGGTCGAGGTCCTCGCCGAAGCGGACGAGACCACCAAGGTCGTCGCCCTGCCCAGCGGTGACTTCTCCATGGAGACCTACCTGGAGCCGCAGCGCATCGAACGGGACGACCGCTGGATCGCAGTGGACACGAACCTCGAGCGCGGCGCGGACGGCCGGTTCCGGCCCCGGGCCGCAGCCGACGTGTCGTTCTCGGCCGGTGGCGCCGGCCCGCTGGCGACCTACCGCGAGGGCGGCGCCGACTTCACCCTGACCTGGCCCGCACCGCTGCCGGCCGGCGTCGTCAGCGGGGACTCGGTCACGTACCCGGAGGTTCACCCGGGCGCGGACCTGGTGGTGCGGGCCGTGCCCGGCGGCTTCTCGCACGTGCTCGTGGTGAAGAACGCCGAGGCTGCCGCGAACCCCGAGGTGCGCGAGACCGCGTACACCGTCGGCGGCTCGGCGACCGTGACCGAGACCAACGGCGAGATCGTCGTGAAGGGCCCGGCCGGTGTGATCGCCGGCGCTCCCCCGGCGATGGCCTGGGACTCGACCCGGCAGGTCCGCGAGCCGCGGACCGCCGAGCTGCGCCGGCTGGAACCCGGCGGCCTCGCCCCGCTGCGGGTGGCCGAGCCGTCCACCGCCAAGGCGCCGAGCGAGTTCGCGCGCCGGTCCGGTCTGGACGTGCGGATCACCGGCAAGAAACTGGCGGTGAGCGTCGACGAGGACCTGCTGTCCGCGCAGTCGACGTTCCCCGTCTACATCGACCCGACCTACTCGAAGTACTACGCGAAGTGGATCCCGGTCAACGACTCGCGCCCGGACACCAAGTGGGTGTCCGGCAACTCCTGGCCGCGCGAGGTGATCCGGATCGGCTCCAACTATGAGAGCACCGGAGACATCTGGCGCGCTCATATGCAGTTCGACATCTCCACGCTCAAGGGCAAGCGGCTCGTCAAGACGCCCAGCGTCGACGCGTATCTGACGCACAGCGCCTGGTGCGCCGGTGAGTCGCTGGCTCTCTGGCAGACCAATGCCATCGACGGCAACACCCCGACCTGGAACGGGATGAAGGGCAAATGGCTGCACGGCAAGGCCCTCCACACCAAGACCGTCAAGGTCAACAGCGGGTGCAGCGGGCAGAAACCGGCCTGGGTCAAGTTCAACGCCAGTGGCGTGAAGACCCACGTGCAGCGGCACGCGGACGCCAACTACAACAGCATCACGTTCGGCCTGCGGGTGCCCACCGAGAGCGGGGGCCACTGGGTCAAGGCCGAGCGCGGCAAGATCAAGCTGGTCGCCGAGTACCAGTCGAAGCCGACCTCGCCGACACCGGTGCGTACGTCGCCGGGTGGTAACTGCGCAGCCTCGCCCGGTCCGTGGATCAACGACAGCACGCCGGCCCTGTACGCCAAGGCGACCGACGCCGACAACTCGGTGCGGCTCGTCTTCGACGTGAACGGTCCGACCGTCCCGGCCGACTACACCTCGGCCGCGGTGGCCTCGGGCAAGGAGGCGAACTGGACCACGCCGGTGCTCAAGGACGGCAGCTACAACTGGAAGGTCTACGCCACCGACGGCACGGACAAGACCGGCTGGAGCAAGACCTGCTACTTCCGGCAGGACCACACGCCGCCGACCCTGCCGGTGATCACGCGCAAGGCCGGCACCCCGGCGCCGGAGCTCGGCAAGCCGGTGACCCTGACCTTCTCGTCGACCGACGCGCTCTCCGGCGTCGGACGCTTCGACTACGGCATCGGTGTCGACGCCAAGTCGTCGAACGTCAACGCCTCGTCCGGCAAGGCTGAGGTCACCTTCACCGCGGACAGCGGCCGGACCCAGATCTACGTATGGGCCCGCGACAACGCCCTCAACTATTCGTCGCGAGCGATCTACAACATCTTCACCGGACGCGTCACCCCGATCGAGCCGATGGCCGTCTGGCGGATGACCAGCAACCTGCGCGACGACTCCGGGACCATCGACGACGAGGGCAACACCGACGAGTCGGCCACCCAGAAGGACCTGCGATGGACGGTCGCGGCCACACCGACGTACTCGGCCGACCGGTTGAACCGGGGCAGCACGGCGCTCAACCTCACCGGCACGGGCTGTGCCACCACCATTCCGGTGGTGCGCAGTGACGCGCCGTTCACCGCGGCCGCCTGGGTCAAGCTGACCAGCAAGGCGGCGGGCTCGAACCGCACCGTGCTGGCCATCGCCGGCGCCAACGCACCGGCCTTCGTGCTCTCCTACCACCAGGCCACCGATCGCTGGGAGACGGCTGTCACCAACGCCGACTCGGCGACGGTGACGTGGACGATCGCGCGCGGCACCACGTCGCCGCCGCTGAACGGCTGGCAGCACGTGGCGGCCACCGTCGACCCGGTCGGGAAAACCTTGCGGCTCTACGTCGACGGCCAGGTGCAGGCGACCACCGCGATCGATGCCCTGCCGTGGCGTGGCGCTGCCCGTACGCTGGTCGGCTGCGGTGGAACCGCCACCGTGACCAATGCGCAGCTGATCGGTGCGGTGGATCACGTGGCGGTCTGGAGCGGCCTGCTCAGCGATGCGCAGATCAGCGCCGCACGTGACGAACTGCCGGCCGCCGGACTCGCCGCGGCCTGGAAGCTGCGCGGCACCGGCGACGACGCCAGCGACCACGGCCACCAGCTGACCGTGCCCGCACCGGCGGTGCCGCCGACCCCGGAGCCCACCCCGGAACCCGAGATCACCGACGACCCGGCCCCCGAGCCGGACCCGTCCGGCACCCCGATGCCGGAGCCGACGCCGGACCCCACCGAGACCGGCGACCCGAACGAGCCGGAGCCGACCGGCAGCCCCGAGGTGCCCGAGGAGACCGAGGAGCCGGCGCCGGACCCGACCGAGGAACCGACGCCCGACCCGACCCCGGCGCCCACTGTTCCGATGGAGTGGACCGACGACGCGTACGGCCGGCCGGAATCCGCCTGGTACGTCAGCGGGGACCGGTGTGCCACCACGCAGCACAACGTGATCCGCAGCGACGAGTCGTTCACGCTCGCCGTCTGGGCCCGACTGGACGACGCGAGCGCGATGAACCAGACGATCATCGGCACCGACGGCAACCGGGTCAGCGGCTGGTTCCTCGGCGCCCGCGCGAACGGCCAGGGCGTGCCGTTCTGGTCGCTCATGATGAAGGCGTCCGACCTGGAGACCTCGGCCTCGGAGTGGGTGGGCGGCACCACCGACGCTTTCGCCGCGACGGTCGGCAAGTGGACGCACCTGACGGCCACCTACAACGCCACCACCAAGACCATGGCGCTGTTCGTGAACGGCGTGAAGGTGGGGTCCGCGGTGCGCTCGACAGGCGCCAACTGGAGTGCCTCCGGAGCGTTCAGCCTCGGCTGCGCCAAGTACGCCGGCGCGCACAGCGACTTCTTCCGCGGAGCGATCACCGACGTGAAGGTGTGGCGCGGCGCGCTCACCGACGCCGGGGCGGCCGCGGTGAAGAACGCCAACCCGCCGGTCACCGTCGAGGGCTGGTATCCGCTGGAGGGCCCGGGGGCCGAGGAGCCGACCAACCTGGACGACCGCTCGGGCAACAGCCGGCACCTGACCATGGCCGCCGGCGTGCCGCACTGGGAGAGGGACCGGTTCGCCAGCCGCAACGGCGCGCTGGGTCTGGCACTCGACGAAGGCTCCTGTGCCGAGTCGGCGACCCCGGTGGTCCGGGCGAACGAGTCGTTCTCGGTGGCCGCCTGGGTCTCGCTGGACGACCTGACCGGCAACCGCACGATCCTGTCGCAGTCCGGCAGCGTCCGGCACCGCTTCCTGATCGAATACGTCGCCGGCGCCGACCGGCTGCGGGTCGTGATGGTGGGCGGTGACCAGGCAGGCGCGCCGGCCACCGAGGTCCGGTCGCTGGCCGCCCCGGTGCCGGGCACCTGGACGCACGTCGCGGCGGTCTACAACGCGGTGACGAACGAGCTGTCGCTCTATGTGGACGGTGAGCCGCAGGGCGAGGGCGCCGCTGTGGCCGGCCCGCTGTGGCCGGGCTCCTCCCCGTTGCGGGTGGGTTGCGCCGCCCTGAACAGCGGCGCCCGCTCCAACTATCTGGGCGGCCTCGTCGACGACGTCCGCGTCTGGACCTCGACGGTCGATCCCGACCTCTTCGGCACCTTCGCGCACAGCTGA